In Sander vitreus isolate 19-12246 chromosome 7, sanVit1, whole genome shotgun sequence, a genomic segment contains:
- the tnnt2a gene encoding troponin T type 2a (cardiac) has translation MPNLIPPKIPDGEKVDFDDIHRKRMEKDLMELQTLIEVHFESRKKEEEELINLTERIEKRRSERAEQHRICSEREKERQKRLEDERARKEDEEAKRRAEDEAKKKKTLTSLHFGGYMQKLTEKRSGKRQTEREKKKKILSERRKSLDIENMNQDRIKEKAQELWEWMHELEAEKFELQYQITRQKYEINVLRNRVSDHQKISKRTKRGLRK, from the exons ATGCCCAACCTCATTCCTCCTAAGATCCCAGATGGAGAGAAGGTGGATTTTGAT GATATACATCGTAAAAGGATGGAGAAGGACCTGATGGAGCTTCAGACTTTGATCGAGGTTCACTTTGAGAGcagaaagaaggaagaagaagagctcATTAATCTCACGGAGAGGATT GAGAAGCGCCGTTCTGAGCGAGCAGAGCAGCACAGAAtctgcagtgagagagagaaagagcgacaGAAGCGCCTTGAG GACGAGAGAGCTCGTAAGGAGGACGAGGAGGCcaagaggagagcagaggatgaagctaagaagaagaaaacccTCACTAGCCTCCACTTTGGAGGTTACATGCAGAAATTG ACAGAAAAACGGAGTGGTAAGAggcagactgagagagagaagaagaagaagatccTGAGCGAAAGACGCAAATCTTTGGACATCGAGAACATGAACCAGGACAGAATCAA GGAGAAAGCTCAAGAGCTGTGGGAGTGGATGCACGAGTTGGAGGCGGAGAAGTTTGAACTGCAGTACCAGATCACCAGACAGAAATATGAA aTTAATGTCTTGAGGAACCGCGTCAGCGACCatcagaaaat ATCCAAGAGGACCAAGAGAGGCCTGAGGAAGTAA
- the pkp1a gene encoding plakophilin-1 yields MMAPEPLRSAMTSKGREDTSLALPSDNKLHSGQQRVLHQVHTIERSKSKHGKNGSLSPSPTSLSPKTLTTYEFGTFKFSPSKANGTFSRTNSTLSTGYNKLVNTQKSRTLSAKTTRGRQVSSGIWEQQINTSSWPQGTNGLRSARSDPALAYPFSATTMRGKGMLAQGQQSLQSRINRNSTYSMTNGTQMTNSQTRIVRPPSAQYRTEGKMGTIKTSNIEQQSAVNSVINMSDMTLKEAVEFLSHPEENYQQCGATFIHHTTFKEEGAKQEVFQLGGIPALVTLLRSPNPGVSQAAAGALRNLVFKDQDIKLEVQHCGGIAKALQLLKETNSTETQKQITGLLWNLSSADELKAELIATALPALTENVVVPFTCWSDNSANNNIHPDVFNSATGCLRNLSCGQKKERQAMRECRGLIDSLMGYVQSCVAEESPDDKSVENCACILHNLTYQLEDESPECFSRFQPEREDQHGKRKSPTIGCFSPKSSKAQKEFSFDAVRGMPEDSKPSGVKWLCHPIAMQTYLSLLGSSQNGATLEACCGALQNLTAGKGLGSSAMCQILVQKQGALLHMPRLLKSPNRSLQKTAISLLGNMSRTSSLQTLMAKQILPELTSLVSSSPREMGNSDETIATACSTLRSLMLADAEVSKKFVKSELVSSVADLSENRSFPKGSKAASLLLYSLWNDKNLQGVAKKLGMAKSLFVNDNTTAMHRSVQVIE; encoded by the exons ATGATGGCTCCGGAGCCGCTGCGTTCAGCAATGACTAGTAAAGGCAGGGAGGACACGTCGCTCGCGTTGCCCTCCGACAACAAGCTGCACTCGGGACAGCAGCGCGTTCTTCATCAAGTGCACACTATCGAGAGGAGCAAGTCCAAACACGGGAAGAACGGCTCACTATCACCCTCACCAACAA GCCTGTCTCCCAAGACTTTGACAACATATGAGTTTGGAACGTTCAAGTTTTCTCCATCCAAAGCAAATGGCACCTTCAGTCGTACCAACTCCACTCTGTCAACAGGCTACAACAAATTG GTAAATACTCAGAAGAGTCGTACCCTATCTGCTAAAACCACGAGAGGAAGACAAGTCAGCTCAGGCATATGGGAACAGCAAATCAACACTTCCAGCTGGCCCCAGGGTACCAATGGGCTGAGATCTGCTCGCAGTGACCCGGCCTTGGCCTATCCATTTTCTGCAACCACTATG CGAGGCAAAGGGATGTTGGCTCAGGGCCAGCAAAGCCTTCAGAGTCGGATAAATAGAAACAGCACCTATTCTATGACCAACGGCACACAGATGACCAACAGCCAGACACGCATCGTCCGGCCGCCCTCTGCCCAGTATCGCACTGAGGGCAAAATGGGCACCATCAAAACATCCAACATAGAGCAGCAATCAGC GGTGAACAGTGTGATAAACATGTCAGACATGACCCTAAAGGAGGCTGTAGAGTTCCTGTCTCACCCTGAAGAGAATTACCAGCAGTGTGGAGCCACCTTCATCCACCACACCACCTTCAAAGAGGAGGGCGCCAAACAGGAG GTTTTCCAACTAGGAGGTATCCCTGCTCTGGTGACCCTGCTGCGGAGCCCCAATCCTGGGGTGAGCCAGGCTGCTGCTGGGGCTCTGAGGAACCTGGTGTTCAAAGACCAGGACATCAAGCTGGAGGTTCAGCACTGTGGCGGTATAGCCAAGGCCCTGCAGCTACTAAAGGAGACAAATTCTACTGAGACCCAGAAACAAATCACTG GCCTTCTATGGAACCTGTCCTCTGCTGATGAACTGAAGGCAGAACTTATAGCTACAGCGCTGCCTGCCCTGACTGAGAATGTGGTGGTGCCATTCACCTGCTGGTCAGACAACAGCGCCAACAACAACATACACCCCGATGTCTTCAACAGCGCCACAGGGTGCCTGCG GAACCTGAGCTGCGGCCAAAAGAAGGAGAGGCAGGCAATGAGAGAGTGCCGTGGCCTCATTGACTCCCTCATGGGTTACGTCCAGTCTTGTGTGGCGGAGGAAAGCCCTGATGACAAG tCTGTGGAGAACTGTGCATGCATCCTCCATAACTTGACCTACCAACTGGAGGACGAGTCTCCTGAGTGCTTCAGCAGGTTCcaacctgagagagaggacCAACATGGGAAAAGGAAAAGCCCCACGATTGGATGCTTCAGCCCAAAGAGCAGCAAGGCTCAAAAGGAG TTTTCATTTGACGCGGTGCGGGGAATGCCAGAGGACAGCAAGCCATCAGGTGTGAAGTGGTTGTGCCATCCCATAGCCATGCAGACCTACCTGTCTCTGCTGGGCTCGTCCCAGAATGGTGCCACACTGGAAGCCTGCTGTGGTGCCCTGCAGAACCTCACTGCCGGCAAGGGACTG GGGTCCAGTGCCATGTGTCAGATTCTGGTTCAAAAGCAGGGGGCTCTGCTGCACATGCCCCGTCTTTTAAAGTCTCCTAACCGGAGCCTGCAGAAGACTGCCATATCCCTTCTGGGTAACATGTCTCGGACCAGCAGTTTGCAGACCCTCATGG CAAAGCAGATTCTGCCTGAGCTCACCAGCCTCGTCTCCTCTAGCCCCCgagagatgggaaactctgacgAAACTATAGCAACAGCATGCAGCACATTGCGGAGTCTGATGTTGGCAGATGCTGAGGTCAGCAAGAAGTTCGTCAAAAGTGAACTGGTGTCATCAGTGGCTGACCTCAGCGAGAACAG GTCTTTCCCCAAAGGTAGCAAAGCAGCTTCCTTGCTCCTCTACAGCTTATGGAACGATAAGAATTTGCAAGGCGTAGCGAAAAAG CTGGGGATGGCCAAATCACTTTTTGTCAATGACAACACCACAGCTATGCACAGGTCGGTGCAAGTTATTGAGTGA
- the tead3a gene encoding transcriptional enhancer factor TEF-5 → MYGRNELIARYIKLRTGKTRTRKQVSSHIQVLARKRVREYQTSIKAMNLDQVSKDKALQTVANLSSAQIVSASVMKPQTQFPPPVRFWPGPMPGQPGHSQDIKPFAQPPYTTLPAPVPAPISYEPLPPPRPAAIAAPVWQDRTIASAKLRLLEYSAFMEIQRDRETYKHLFVLIGPSNPGYNDPVLESIDVRQIYDKFSEKKGGLKELYEKGPHNAFFLVKFWADLSSDIEEGSGVFYGVSSQYSGTENITISVSTKVCSFGKQVVEKVETEYAHMEGGKYVFRIHRSPMCEYMINFIHKLKHLPEKYMMNSVLENFTILQVVSNRETQETLLCIAFVFEVSTSEHGAQYHVYRLVND, encoded by the exons GTCGAAATGAACTGATAGCTCGCTATATCAAGCTACGAACAGGGAAGACGCGCACACGCAAACAG GTGTCTAGTCACATTCAGGTTCTGGCACGTAAGAGGGTACGAGAATACCAGACCAGCATCAAG GCCATGAACTTG GACCAGGTATCCAAAGACAAGGCACTGCAGACAGTAGCCAACCTCTCATCAGCTCAGATTGTGTCTGCTAGTGTAATGAAACCCCAGACTCAGTTCCCTCCACCAGTcaga tTTTGGCCCGGTCCTATGCCTGGACAGCCTGGACATTCTCAGGA CATCAAGCCCTTTGCACAGCCCCCATACACTACACTACCAGCCCCTGTCCCTGCACCTATCA GCTATGAGCCCCTGCCTCCACCTCGCCCTGCAGCTATAGCAGCTCCTGTATGGCAAGACAGAACCATTGCTTCAGCAAAACTACGGCTACTGGAGTACTCTGCTTTTATGGAGATCCAAAGGGACAGGGAAACG TATAAGCATCTTTTCGTACTCATTGGCCCATCAAACCCGGGCTACAATGATCCCGTATTGGAGTCCATAGATGTGAGGCAGATTTACGACAAGTTCTCTGAGAAGAAAGGAGGCCTGAAGGAGCTGTATGAAAAAGGGCCGCACAACGCATTCTTCCTCGTCAAGTTCTGG GCGGACCTGAGCAGTGACATTGAGGAGGGCTCTGGTGTCTTCTACGGTGTGAGCAGCCAGTACAGTGGAACAGAAAACATCACAATCAGTGTCTCAACTAAGGTCTGCTCCTTTGGCAAACAGGTGGTTGAGAAGGTTGAG ACAGAATATGCACACATGGAAGGGGGAAAGTATGTGTTCCGCATCCATCGTTCGCCCATGTGTGAATATATGATCAACTTCATCCACAAGCTCAAACACCTGCCAGAAAAATACATGATGAACAGTGTACTGGAGAACTTCACTATCCtacag GTGGTGTCCAACAGAGAAACTCAGGAGACTCTGCTGTGCATTGCCTTTGTGTTTGAAGTGTCCACTAGTGAACATGGAGCACAGTACCATGTTTATCGACTAGTTAACGACTAG